One Cellulomonas taurus genomic region harbors:
- a CDS encoding AMP-dependent synthetase/ligase yields MAEFSTPLLLDAAPEENLLDLLDARVAATGDGPLIERRGDDGSWSTITARQFAAQVNDTARGFLAHGVAAGDRVGIMSRTRYEWTLLDWALWTVGAIPVPVYETSSAEQVHWILTDADVTLLVVETREHADLVAEVRPETPHLREVLVLDEGALDTLVSAGQQVPVDDLAARRRSAGRDDLATIIYTSGTTGRPKGVELTHGNFSILTRNAVEGLRVVVSTPGARTLLFMPLAHVFARFVEVLCMPAGAVLGHTPDTKTLLADLATFKPTFILSVPRVFEKVYNSAEQKAAAGGKLKIFQWAARTAIAYSRALDEGGPSLGLRVQHAVADKLVFHKLREAMGGRIEWAISGGAPLGERLGHFFRGIGVRILEGYGLTETTAPAVVNLPDATRIGTVGPPLPGTSIRIAADGEVEIRGPQVFRRYHHNPTATDESLTDGWFRTGDLGSLDQDGYLRITGRKKEIIVTAGGKNVAPAVLEDRLRAHPLVSQVVVVGDGRPFIGALVTLDAEGLPGWCTAQGRPPLTVEQARTDPQVIESLDQAVERANRAVSRAESIRSYRILDRDLTIQDGYLTPKLSVRRTHVLKDFATDIEAIYAGPLPDH; encoded by the coding sequence ATGGCGGAATTCAGCACACCCCTGCTGCTCGACGCGGCACCGGAGGAGAATCTGCTCGACCTGCTCGACGCGCGCGTGGCCGCCACCGGTGACGGCCCCCTGATCGAACGGCGTGGCGACGACGGCAGCTGGTCGACGATCACCGCACGCCAGTTCGCCGCCCAGGTCAACGACACCGCCCGCGGCTTCCTGGCCCACGGTGTCGCGGCCGGCGACCGGGTCGGGATCATGTCCCGCACCCGCTACGAATGGACCCTGCTGGACTGGGCGCTCTGGACGGTCGGCGCGATCCCGGTGCCGGTGTACGAGACGTCCTCGGCCGAACAGGTGCACTGGATCCTCACCGACGCCGATGTGACGCTGCTCGTGGTCGAGACCCGCGAACACGCCGACCTGGTGGCAGAGGTCCGGCCGGAGACGCCGCACCTGCGCGAGGTCCTGGTCCTGGACGAGGGGGCGCTGGACACCCTGGTATCGGCGGGGCAGCAGGTGCCGGTCGACGACCTCGCGGCCCGACGCCGGTCCGCCGGACGCGACGACCTGGCCACGATCATCTACACCTCCGGCACCACCGGCCGCCCGAAGGGCGTGGAGCTGACCCACGGCAACTTCTCGATCCTGACCCGGAACGCGGTCGAGGGCCTGCGGGTCGTGGTCTCCACGCCCGGCGCCCGCACCCTGCTGTTCATGCCGCTGGCGCACGTCTTCGCCCGGTTCGTCGAGGTGCTGTGCATGCCGGCCGGGGCCGTGCTGGGCCACACCCCGGACACCAAGACGCTGCTCGCCGACCTGGCGACCTTCAAGCCGACCTTCATCCTGTCGGTGCCCCGCGTGTTCGAGAAGGTCTACAACTCCGCCGAGCAGAAGGCAGCCGCCGGCGGCAAGCTGAAGATCTTCCAGTGGGCGGCCAGGACGGCCATCGCCTACTCCCGGGCGCTGGACGAGGGTGGCCCGTCGCTCGGACTGCGGGTCCAGCACGCCGTCGCGGACAAGCTGGTGTTCCACAAGTTGCGCGAGGCGATGGGCGGCCGGATCGAATGGGCGATTTCCGGCGGCGCACCGCTCGGCGAACGCCTGGGCCACTTCTTCCGCGGCATCGGTGTGCGGATCCTGGAGGGCTACGGCCTGACCGAGACCACCGCCCCCGCCGTGGTGAACCTGCCCGACGCCACCCGGATCGGCACCGTCGGCCCCCCGCTGCCCGGCACCTCGATCAGGATCGCCGCCGACGGCGAGGTCGAGATCCGCGGTCCCCAGGTGTTCCGGCGCTACCACCACAACCCGACCGCCACCGACGAGTCCCTCACCGACGGCTGGTTCCGCACCGGCGACCTGGGCTCGCTGGATCAGGACGGGTACCTGCGGATCACCGGGCGCAAGAAGGAGATCATCGTGACCGCCGGGGGCAAGAACGTCGCCCCCGCGGTGCTGGAGGACCGGCTGCGGGCGCACCCACTGGTGTCGCAGGTGGTGGTCGTCGGCGACGGACGGCCGTTCATCGGCGCCCTGGTCACCCTGGACGCGGAGGGGCTGCCCGGCTGGTGCACGGCCCAGGGCCGCCCGCCGCTCACCGTGGAGCAGGCCCGCACCGATCCCCAGGTGATCGAGTCCCTGGACCAGGCGGTGGAACGGGCGAACCGGGCGGTCTCCCGGGCGGAGTCCATCCGCTCGTACCGGATCCTGGACCGCGACCTCACGATCCAGGACGGCTACCTCACCCCGAAGCTGAGCGTCCGCCGCACCCACGTCCTGAAGGACTTCGCCACCGACATCGAAGCCATCTACGCCGGCCCCCTCCCCGACCACTGA
- a CDS encoding ROK family glucokinase: MHAIGVDIGGTKIAAGVVDEDGRIIAKVRRDTDPRDSDSVDRGVIDACRELIDSHQVGAIGLAAPGFIGSDQATVRFTPNLPWRDHALRDIVAAELGSDISIVVENDANAAGWAEFRFGAGREVDDMLMLTIGTGLGGAVVVGGNLVRGAFGGAAEVGHMRVVPGGHYCGCGHEGCWEQYASGSALVRDAQSALITEPARGTRLLELAGGDVEDLTGPQVTQAAQDGDPLAVELLAELGRWIGEGSASVGALLDPAIVVIGGGVSAAGDLLLDPARRGYMEQLFARGHRPEAQFALAAMGNDAGIVGAADLARL; the protein is encoded by the coding sequence ATGCACGCCATCGGTGTGGACATCGGCGGAACCAAGATCGCAGCCGGTGTGGTGGACGAGGACGGCCGGATCATCGCGAAGGTCCGTCGCGACACCGACCCCCGCGACTCCGACAGCGTGGACCGCGGTGTCATCGACGCCTGCCGTGAGCTGATCGACAGCCACCAGGTCGGCGCCATCGGTCTGGCGGCACCCGGCTTCATCGGCTCGGACCAGGCCACCGTGCGCTTCACCCCGAACCTGCCCTGGCGCGACCACGCCCTGCGGGACATCGTCGCCGCCGAGCTCGGCTCGGACATCTCGATCGTGGTCGAGAACGACGCGAACGCCGCCGGCTGGGCCGAGTTCCGGTTCGGTGCCGGGCGCGAGGTCGACGACATGCTGATGCTGACCATCGGCACCGGGCTGGGCGGCGCGGTCGTGGTCGGCGGCAACCTGGTCCGCGGTGCCTTCGGTGGCGCCGCCGAGGTCGGGCACATGCGGGTCGTCCCCGGTGGGCACTACTGCGGCTGCGGGCACGAGGGGTGCTGGGAGCAGTACGCCTCCGGCTCCGCGCTGGTCCGCGACGCCCAGTCGGCGCTGATCACCGAGCCCGCCCGCGGCACCCGACTGCTGGAGCTGGCCGGTGGTGACGTGGAGGACCTCACCGGTCCGCAGGTCACGCAGGCCGCTCAGGACGGCGACCCGCTGGCGGTGGAGCTGCTGGCCGAGCTGGGCCGCTGGATCGGTGAGGGCTCGGCCTCGGTCGGGGCCCTGCTGGACCCGGCGATCGTGGTGATCGGTGGCGGCGTGAGCGCGGCCGGCGACCTGCTGCTGGACCCGGCCCGTCGCGGCTACATGGAGCAGCTCTTCGCCCGCGGCCACCGCCCGGAGGCGCAGTTCGCGCTGGCGGCCATGGGCAACGACGCGGGCATCGTCGGCGCGGCCGACCTCGCGCGACTCTGA
- a CDS encoding lysophospholipid acyltransferase family protein, with protein MKRVLIGPLLHLLFRPWVRGAEHVPSSGGAILASNHLAVVDSFFLPLVLDREIVFIGKNEYFTGRGLKGRLTAGFMRGVGTIPVDRSGGKASEAALRTGLKRLEHGDLFGIYPEGTRSPDGRLYRGKTGVARLALESGAPVIPVAMIDTDKAQPLGQRLPRPRRIGVVIGEPLDFSRYKGMENDRFILRSVTDEIMYALMSISGQEYVDIYAATQKARIATGHPQAEAPTGATLAPGGREVPDVQVPVPPEEDQPAQ; from the coding sequence ATGAAGCGGGTGCTCATCGGCCCGCTGCTGCACCTGCTGTTCCGCCCCTGGGTGCGCGGAGCGGAGCACGTCCCGAGCAGCGGTGGCGCGATCCTGGCCAGCAATCACCTCGCGGTGGTCGACTCCTTCTTCCTGCCGCTGGTGCTGGACCGGGAGATCGTGTTCATCGGCAAGAACGAGTACTTCACCGGTCGGGGACTCAAGGGCCGCCTGACCGCGGGCTTCATGCGCGGCGTGGGCACCATCCCCGTCGACCGTTCCGGCGGCAAGGCATCCGAGGCGGCGCTGCGCACCGGTCTGAAGCGACTGGAGCACGGCGACCTGTTCGGGATCTACCCCGAGGGCACCCGCAGCCCCGACGGCCGGCTCTACCGCGGCAAGACCGGGGTGGCCCGCCTCGCCCTGGAGTCCGGCGCGCCGGTGATCCCGGTGGCGATGATCGACACCGACAAGGCGCAGCCGCTGGGCCAGCGCCTGCCCCGCCCGCGCCGGATCGGTGTGGTGATCGGCGAGCCGCTCGACTTCAGCCGCTACAAGGGCATGGAGAACGACCGCTTCATCCTGCGCTCGGTCACCGACGAGATCATGTACGCGCTGATGAGCATCTCCGGCCAGGAGTACGTGGACATCTACGCCGCGACCCAGAAGGCCCGGATCGCCACCGGTCACCCGCAGGCGGAGGCCCCCACCGGTGCCACGCTCGCCCCGGGTGGTCGCGAGGTGCCCGATGTCCAGGTACCGGTCCCGCCGGAAGAGGACCAGCCCGCTCAGTAG
- a CDS encoding MerR family transcriptional regulator, which produces MDHDGLLRIGLFSRLSFISVRMLRHYAEHDVLVPAEVDEWTGYRFYRPEQLADARLVTGLRDAGFGVADIARVLAVRRDPASVAALVSEQRRRLLTERSELDHRLAALDRLRIEEVMPSQPTQPTLTVTETTLPAITVLSLRDTIPHYSDEGSLWQRLMAQAGPYLRPDARFGATFHDPDYQPENADVEVWVQVPADTPGAVAVPERRIVTTTLRGSYERMSEATAVIGGYLAEHDLHAGPMFNIYRVGPTQDPDPEHWVTEVCFPIVD; this is translated from the coding sequence ATGGATCACGACGGACTGCTGCGGATCGGGTTGTTCTCCCGTCTGAGCTTCATCAGCGTGCGGATGCTCCGGCACTACGCGGAGCACGACGTCCTGGTGCCGGCCGAGGTCGACGAGTGGACGGGGTACCGGTTCTACCGGCCCGAGCAGCTCGCCGACGCGCGCCTGGTGACCGGGCTGCGCGACGCGGGCTTCGGCGTGGCGGACATCGCCCGGGTGCTGGCGGTGCGGCGTGATCCGGCGAGTGTCGCCGCCCTGGTGTCCGAGCAGCGCAGACGGCTGCTGACGGAGCGGAGCGAGCTGGACCACCGGCTCGCGGCACTCGACCGACTGAGGATCGAGGAAGTTATGCCCAGCCAGCCCACCCAGCCCACCCTGACGGTCACCGAGACGACCCTGCCCGCGATCACCGTGCTGTCCCTGCGCGACACCATCCCGCATTACTCCGACGAGGGGTCGCTGTGGCAGCGGTTGATGGCGCAGGCGGGCCCATACCTGCGCCCGGACGCGCGGTTCGGTGCCACTTTCCACGATCCCGACTACCAGCCGGAGAACGCCGACGTGGAGGTGTGGGTGCAGGTGCCCGCCGACACCCCCGGAGCGGTCGCCGTGCCGGAGCGCCGGATCGTCACCACCACCCTGCGCGGCTCCTACGAGCGGATGTCCGAGGCGACCGCCGTGATCGGGGGCTATCTGGCCGAGCACGACCTGCATGCCGGACCGATGTTCAACATCTACCGGGTCGGCCCGACCCAGGACCCCGATCCCGAGCACTGGGTGACCGAGGTGTGCTTCCCGATCGTCGACTGA